The proteins below are encoded in one region of Streptomyces roseirectus:
- a CDS encoding YncE family protein, with the protein MPAVRSRHLCTLAAALTLTLAAPVASAHAAPDAAALREVLFVGNNWDGTADVIKSTGDFAKIGRINVIPDKDQRMAEIQANPIKWIYFTAIRNGVGEGHDQFVDDMYTTPDGASVVVSRPSFADVVSINLATGAINWRFPVSGYRSDHMAVSPDGTRVAVSASISNTVHVLDIRTGSELGKFSTGDKPHENIFTKDGKYIYNMSIGDVNTNLDAPWLDWTKGDRRITVVDATTYQQVKVIDMRPKLDALGLDDYSDAVRPAVFSPDESKLYFQVSFFNGFFEYDLATDRITRTKTLPKNAATSDERTSFVNDSRHHGLSMSPDGSKLCVAGTMDDYATVVNRTTLQEGPLVTASKPYWATVSGDGKACVVSESGSDQVTAIDFATGQKLTSVPVGDHPQRVRIGHVAATWTSPS; encoded by the coding sequence ATGCCTGCTGTGAGATCCAGGCACCTGTGCACCCTGGCCGCCGCCCTCACCCTGACCCTCGCCGCCCCCGTGGCCTCCGCGCACGCCGCCCCGGACGCGGCGGCCCTGCGCGAGGTGCTGTTCGTCGGCAACAACTGGGACGGCACCGCCGACGTCATCAAGTCGACCGGCGACTTCGCGAAGATCGGCCGGATCAACGTCATCCCGGACAAGGACCAGCGGATGGCCGAGATCCAGGCGAACCCCATCAAGTGGATCTACTTCACGGCGATCCGCAACGGCGTGGGCGAGGGCCACGACCAGTTCGTGGACGACATGTACACCACGCCGGACGGCGCGTCGGTGGTCGTCTCCCGCCCGAGCTTCGCCGACGTCGTCTCCATCAACCTGGCCACCGGAGCCATCAACTGGCGCTTCCCGGTGTCGGGTTACCGCTCCGACCACATGGCGGTCTCCCCCGACGGCACCCGCGTCGCGGTCTCCGCCTCGATCTCCAACACCGTGCACGTCCTCGACATCAGGACCGGCAGCGAGCTGGGCAAGTTCTCGACCGGCGACAAGCCGCACGAGAACATCTTCACCAAGGACGGCAAGTACATCTACAACATGTCGATCGGGGACGTGAACACGAACCTCGACGCGCCCTGGCTGGACTGGACGAAGGGCGACCGGCGCATCACGGTCGTCGACGCGACCACGTACCAGCAGGTCAAGGTCATCGACATGCGCCCGAAGCTGGACGCGCTCGGCCTGGACGACTACTCGGACGCGGTCCGCCCGGCGGTGTTCTCGCCGGACGAGTCGAAGCTGTACTTCCAGGTGTCGTTCTTCAACGGCTTCTTCGAGTACGACCTCGCCACCGACCGCATCACCCGCACGAAGACCCTGCCGAAGAACGCGGCGACCAGCGACGAGCGCACCTCGTTCGTCAACGACTCGCGCCACCACGGGCTGTCGATGTCCCCGGACGGCAGCAAGCTGTGCGTCGCGGGCACGATGGACGACTACGCGACCGTCGTGAACCGGACGACGCTCCAGGAGGGCCCGCTGGTCACCGCCTCCAAGCCCTACTGGGCGACGGTCAGCGGCGACGGCAAGGCATGCGTCGTCTCGGAGAGCGGCTCCGACCAGGTCACGGCCATCGACTTCGCGACCGGCCAGAAGCTGACGTCGGTGCCGGTGGGCGACCACCCGCAGCGGGTCCGGATCGGACACGTGGCCGCCACGTGGACGAGTCCGTCCTGA
- a CDS encoding alpha/beta hydrolase has translation MSLTGTAFFAVLVAVTALAVVVTIALWARVRGPRVVRWAVQAVMIGVCQLTAISVVAVWINNSYGLYASWDDLMGTDNTTAMTMPGPPVDRAKFSQGTQGGVLDTYFRGKRSLLSGQVLVWTPPQYHEAAYRTKKFPVLMLLHGVPGSPQSWLEHGGMPGDFADLLAKRAVHPFILVMPVVNPGSVDTDCSDLPDHKVATWLSADVPDLIRTKFRTLSGPGGWGVAGYSTGGFCAVKLPLQFPKVFGAGAALDPDPLTGDTSVLTDPAVRRRNAPTHMVKGTKARVSLFLATSRQDRLSPASSIEQFVAAAAGTQVEIRTQLLSSGGHNYNTWKAEYPEAFTLLSQWLKAPR, from the coding sequence ATGTCGCTGACCGGTACGGCGTTCTTCGCCGTTCTCGTCGCTGTGACCGCGCTGGCGGTGGTGGTGACCATCGCGTTGTGGGCGAGGGTGCGTGGACCGCGGGTGGTGCGGTGGGCCGTGCAGGCGGTGATGATCGGGGTGTGCCAGTTGACCGCGATCTCCGTGGTGGCCGTCTGGATCAACAACAGCTACGGTCTCTACGCGTCCTGGGACGACCTGATGGGCACGGACAACACGACCGCGATGACCATGCCGGGGCCGCCCGTCGACCGGGCCAAGTTCAGTCAGGGCACGCAGGGCGGGGTGCTCGACACGTACTTCCGGGGGAAGCGGTCGCTGCTGTCCGGGCAGGTGCTGGTGTGGACGCCGCCGCAGTACCACGAGGCCGCGTACCGCACGAAGAAGTTCCCCGTGCTGATGCTGCTGCACGGGGTGCCGGGCTCGCCCCAGTCCTGGCTGGAGCACGGCGGGATGCCCGGTGACTTCGCCGACCTCCTCGCCAAGCGGGCGGTGCACCCCTTCATCCTCGTCATGCCGGTCGTCAACCCCGGCAGCGTCGACACGGACTGCAGCGACCTGCCCGACCACAAGGTCGCCACCTGGCTCTCCGCCGACGTCCCCGACCTCATCCGCACGAAGTTCCGCACGCTGAGCGGGCCCGGCGGCTGGGGGGTCGCCGGCTACTCGACGGGCGGTTTCTGCGCGGTCAAGCTCCCCCTCCAGTTCCCCAAGGTCTTCGGCGCCGGCGCCGCTCTCGACCCCGACCCGCTGACCGGCGACACGTCCGTCCTCACCGACCCCGCCGTCCGCCGCCGCAACGCCCCCACCCACATGGTCAAGGGCACCAAGGCCCGCGTCAGCCTCTTCCTCGCGACCTCCCGCCAGGACCGCCTCAGCCCCGCCTCCTCCATCGAACAGTTCGTAGCGGCCGCCGCGGGCACCCAGGTAGAGATCCGCACCCAACTCCTGAGCAGCGGCGGCCACAACTACAACACCTGGAAGGCGGAGTACCCCGAGGCATTCACCTTGCTCAGCCAATGGCTGAAGGCCCCACGCTGA
- a CDS encoding cellulase family glycosylhydrolase, protein MPNIRARLLAVLVVLCGFLTALGSPAGAATPVPDSLPFDNTPLTVSNGRFVDSAGREVVLRGYNVSGETKLDENKGLPFASVADARKSAAALRALGGGNSVRFLLSWAYAEPVRGQTDAAYLSAATAQIGAFLDAGIRVYPDFHQDLYSRYLFNPGSWYTGDGAPKWAVELGNYPRESCGICILWGQNITQNNAVTAAQYDFWHNNFGVQDSFLTTAQKVMAHLKQNLTADQFAGVVGFDPYNEPFAGRYDSGQNSRSWERDVLWPFYVKFRARMDAAGWQDKPAMVEPNLFWNGNVSKQEGGLLDVATLGSRYVFNTHFYDQKAISGILMWGNASDGQYVTDFGTVRDRAAATGTAAIVSEFGHPLNGSTAGKAPTVLKAMYQALDSRVKGANWWASPAGSGPVLSGSQWQWDIYHGRHHEYMNGNPDKLLTDADAWNDEDLSAVRLDDSGRAVLRQDGRLLDRVYPSATSGTTLAFTYEDRSRDGSNVLTWNPVPSSLPNVSSLVGSGQYSVHVWRSNGGSAPTELHLPASFPTATTTVVSDLGTVYGPAAYGSSAKIGAAAEPGGSGSRRLLLSAADSGTLHYALVTNGATTAPSAAALAAARTELSNWVAQKFG, encoded by the coding sequence ATGCCGAACATCCGGGCACGACTGTTAGCTGTCCTGGTCGTCCTCTGCGGATTCCTGACGGCGCTGGGCTCACCGGCCGGCGCCGCCACCCCTGTCCCCGACTCCCTGCCCTTCGACAACACCCCCCTCACCGTGTCGAACGGCCGCTTCGTCGACAGCGCCGGCCGCGAGGTCGTGCTGCGCGGCTACAACGTCTCCGGCGAGACCAAACTCGACGAGAACAAGGGCCTGCCGTTCGCCTCGGTCGCCGACGCCAGGAAGTCCGCCGCCGCGCTGCGCGCCCTCGGCGGCGGAAACTCCGTCCGCTTCCTGCTGTCCTGGGCCTACGCCGAACCCGTACGCGGCCAGACCGACGCCGCCTACCTGTCCGCCGCCACCGCCCAGATCGGCGCCTTCCTGGACGCCGGCATCCGGGTCTACCCCGACTTCCACCAGGACCTCTACTCCCGGTACCTCTTCAACCCCGGCAGCTGGTACACCGGCGACGGCGCCCCCAAGTGGGCCGTGGAGCTCGGGAACTACCCCCGGGAGTCGTGCGGCATCTGCATCCTGTGGGGCCAGAACATCACCCAGAACAACGCCGTCACCGCCGCCCAGTACGACTTCTGGCACAACAACTTCGGCGTCCAGGACAGCTTCCTGACGACCGCTCAGAAAGTCATGGCCCATCTGAAGCAGAACCTGACGGCCGATCAGTTCGCCGGTGTCGTCGGCTTCGACCCCTACAACGAGCCCTTCGCCGGCCGCTACGACTCCGGTCAGAACAGCCGGAGTTGGGAGCGGGACGTGCTCTGGCCGTTCTACGTGAAGTTCCGCGCCCGGATGGACGCGGCGGGCTGGCAGGACAAGCCGGCGATGGTCGAGCCGAACCTCTTCTGGAACGGCAACGTCAGCAAGCAGGAGGGCGGCCTCCTCGACGTCGCCACCCTCGGCTCCCGCTACGTCTTCAACACCCACTTCTACGACCAGAAGGCCATCTCCGGCATCCTGATGTGGGGCAACGCCTCCGACGGCCAGTACGTCACCGACTTCGGCACGGTCCGCGACCGCGCCGCCGCCACCGGCACGGCCGCGATCGTCAGCGAGTTCGGCCACCCCCTGAACGGCTCGACCGCGGGCAAGGCGCCGACCGTCCTCAAGGCGATGTACCAGGCCCTCGACTCCCGGGTGAAGGGGGCCAACTGGTGGGCCTCGCCCGCCGGTTCGGGCCCGGTGCTGTCCGGCTCGCAGTGGCAGTGGGACATCTACCACGGCCGCCACCACGAGTACATGAACGGCAACCCCGACAAGCTCCTCACCGACGCCGACGCCTGGAACGACGAGGACCTGTCCGCCGTCCGCCTCGACGACTCCGGCAGGGCGGTCCTGCGCCAGGACGGCCGGCTACTCGACCGGGTCTACCCGAGCGCGACCTCCGGCACGACCCTCGCCTTCACCTACGAGGACCGCTCCCGCGACGGCTCGAACGTCCTGACCTGGAACCCGGTGCCGAGTTCCCTGCCGAACGTGTCCTCCCTCGTCGGCTCCGGCCAGTACAGCGTCCACGTGTGGCGTTCCAACGGCGGCTCCGCGCCCACCGAGTTGCACCTCCCGGCGTCCTTCCCGACGGCGACGACCACTGTCGTCTCCGACCTCGGGACGGTGTACGGGCCCGCCGCGTACGGGAGTTCGGCGAAGATCGGGGCCGCCGCCGAGCCCGGCGGTTCGGGCAGTCGGCGTCTGCTGCTGTCCGCCGCAGACTCGGGGACCCTGCACTACGCGCTGGTGACCAACGGGGCGACGACGGCGCCGTCCGCCGCCGCGCTGGCCGCCGCGCGCACCGAGCTGTCCAACTGGGTGGCGCAGAAGTTCGGTTGA
- the lanKC gene encoding class III lanthionine synthetase LanKC, with translation MDKRYEVYALADAHFYETPDRLGAGRDESAGWFATARRPVPQGWESARIGDWLALTPVPAEGPEQGWKIHVSATRENAEKIAGIVWDYCVPRRVPFKFVPGPHLLHLRNTKYAGRDGSGKFVTVYPADEGQLHEVLRELGALLDGFEGPYVLTDLRWYDGPLYVRYGAFARRFVVDERGSLVPAVRDGSGTLVPDRRAPSFQVPEWVTLPAFLQPHLAARNTTTVGELPYRIEKALHFSNGGGVYQGTDTRTGEKVVLKEGRPHAGLASDGADAIARLEREKQALEACAGTGVVPEVRDWFELGGHRFLVMDFLEGKPLNSFFAERHPLLVPDPDPAAVAAYAAWAVRIHGKVADAVAAVHARGIVFNDLHVFNIMVGPDESVSLLDFEAAAPVRANGRQVVAHPGFFAPPDRRGVDVDLYALACLRLALFLPVTTLFVVDRAKAAHLAEVIGEQFPDVPREFLAEAVAEITRGLSYRAPAPTGDGTGARTRSAEASWPAPADWPHSRDSMVKAILASATPDRSDRLYPGDIAQFSDGGGLGIAHGAAGVLYALRAAGADRHEEGERWLLDRTAPPPAGTPLGLYDGLAGVAHVLALLGHRERALDLVSGILRERWQKLSSDLHGGLAGLGLVLGSLADLTGESELTARAAEAADVLVARLTEPRPATPRPRAGLMRGASGPALFLLRQYERTGERALLDAAATALRRDLDACVIHPSGSLEVDEGWRTMPYLGDGSAGIGVVLDDYLVHASDEAFERARAGILTAATCRFYAQPGLLQGRAGMILHLARTTVPGAGRDQLAAQIDALDWLAMPYQGQLAFPGHQMMRLSMDLATGTAGCLLALASALAERPDAAHLPFLPPPARRPQSTTPDHPTEP, from the coding sequence ATGGACAAGCGGTACGAGGTGTACGCGCTGGCGGACGCGCACTTCTACGAGACGCCGGACCGGCTGGGCGCCGGCCGGGACGAGTCCGCGGGGTGGTTCGCGACGGCGCGCAGGCCGGTGCCGCAGGGCTGGGAGTCGGCCCGGATCGGGGACTGGCTGGCGCTGACGCCGGTGCCCGCCGAGGGCCCCGAGCAGGGGTGGAAGATCCATGTGTCGGCGACCCGCGAGAACGCGGAGAAGATCGCCGGGATCGTGTGGGACTACTGCGTGCCGCGCCGGGTCCCCTTCAAGTTCGTGCCGGGTCCGCACCTGCTGCACCTGCGCAACACGAAGTACGCGGGCCGCGACGGCAGCGGCAAGTTCGTCACCGTCTACCCGGCGGACGAAGGACAGCTGCACGAGGTGCTGCGTGAGCTCGGCGCCCTCCTCGACGGCTTCGAGGGCCCGTACGTGCTGACCGACCTGCGCTGGTACGACGGCCCGCTGTACGTGCGCTACGGGGCGTTCGCGCGGCGGTTCGTGGTCGACGAGCGGGGTTCGCTGGTCCCGGCGGTGCGCGACGGCTCGGGGACGCTGGTGCCGGACCGCAGGGCGCCGTCGTTCCAGGTCCCGGAGTGGGTGACACTGCCGGCGTTCCTCCAGCCGCATCTCGCCGCCCGGAACACGACGACGGTCGGGGAGCTGCCGTACCGGATCGAGAAGGCGCTGCACTTCTCCAACGGCGGCGGCGTCTACCAGGGCACCGACACGCGGACCGGCGAGAAGGTCGTCCTCAAGGAGGGGCGTCCGCACGCGGGGCTGGCCTCGGACGGGGCCGACGCGATCGCCCGGCTGGAGCGCGAGAAGCAGGCGCTGGAGGCGTGCGCGGGTACCGGGGTGGTGCCCGAGGTGCGGGACTGGTTCGAGCTGGGCGGGCACCGGTTCCTCGTCATGGACTTCCTGGAGGGCAAGCCCCTCAACTCGTTCTTCGCGGAACGGCATCCGCTGCTGGTGCCCGACCCGGACCCGGCCGCCGTCGCCGCGTACGCCGCGTGGGCGGTGCGGATCCACGGGAAGGTCGCGGACGCGGTGGCCGCCGTCCACGCGCGCGGGATCGTCTTCAACGACCTGCACGTCTTCAACATCATGGTGGGGCCCGACGAGTCGGTGAGTCTCCTGGACTTCGAGGCGGCGGCCCCGGTCCGGGCGAACGGCCGACAGGTGGTGGCGCATCCGGGGTTCTTCGCGCCGCCGGACCGCCGGGGCGTGGACGTGGACCTGTACGCGCTGGCGTGTCTGCGGCTCGCGCTGTTCCTGCCGGTGACGACGCTGTTCGTGGTCGACCGGGCCAAGGCGGCGCATCTCGCGGAGGTGATCGGGGAGCAGTTCCCCGACGTGCCCCGGGAGTTCCTGGCCGAGGCGGTCGCCGAGATCACCCGCGGCCTCTCGTACCGCGCGCCGGCCCCGACCGGGGACGGGACCGGCGCGCGCACACGATCGGCCGAGGCGTCCTGGCCGGCTCCGGCGGACTGGCCGCACAGCCGGGACTCGATGGTGAAGGCGATCCTCGCCTCCGCGACGCCCGACCGCTCCGACCGGCTCTACCCGGGTGACATCGCCCAGTTCTCGGACGGCGGCGGCCTCGGGATCGCGCACGGCGCGGCGGGTGTCCTGTACGCGCTGCGCGCGGCGGGCGCCGACCGGCACGAGGAGGGCGAGCGCTGGCTCCTCGACCGCACGGCGCCGCCGCCGGCGGGCACGCCGCTCGGCCTGTACGACGGGCTCGCGGGCGTCGCCCACGTCCTCGCCCTGCTCGGGCACCGCGAACGCGCCCTCGACCTGGTCTCGGGGATCCTGCGCGAGCGCTGGCAGAAGCTCTCCTCCGACCTGCACGGCGGGCTCGCGGGCCTCGGGCTCGTGCTGGGCTCGCTCGCCGACCTCACCGGCGAGTCCGAACTGACGGCGCGCGCCGCCGAGGCCGCCGACGTCCTCGTGGCTCGGCTCACCGAGCCCCGGCCCGCCACGCCACGGCCGCGCGCCGGGCTCATGCGGGGTGCGAGCGGGCCCGCGCTGTTCCTGCTGCGGCAGTACGAGCGCACCGGCGAGCGGGCGCTGCTCGACGCGGCGGCGACCGCGCTGCGCCGGGACCTCGACGCGTGCGTGATCCATCCGAGCGGATCCCTCGAAGTCGACGAGGGCTGGCGGACGATGCCCTACCTCGGGGACGGCAGCGCCGGCATCGGCGTCGTCCTCGACGACTACCTCGTCCACGCGTCCGACGAGGCGTTCGAGCGGGCCCGCGCCGGCATCCTCACCGCCGCCACCTGCCGCTTCTACGCCCAGCCCGGACTGCTCCAGGGCCGCGCCGGGATGATCCTGCACCTCGCGCGGACGACGGTGCCCGGCGCCGGGCGCGACCAGCTCGCCGCGCAGATCGACGCGCTCGACTGGCTCGCCATGCCCTACCAGGGCCAGCTCGCCTTCCCGGGCCATCAGATGATGCGCCTGTCCATGGACCTCGCCACCGGAACGGCCGGCTGTCTGCTGGCGCTGGCCTCGGCCCTCGCCGAGCGCCCCGACGCGGCCCACCTGCCGTTCCTCCCGCCGCCCGCGCGGCGGCCCCAGAGCACGACTCCGGATCATCCGACGGAGCCGTGA
- a CDS encoding SpoIIE family protein phosphatase encodes MVTEGGARQGGRAPRAEVALKTVGADPRSPERVRRTLEQALVFAGASCAAGYAPGADGLLCLVDSVGVPRTLYGLRETYPPDGGSPAAVAVRTGRPVRLGPGELAGCAESRRMAAAEVHLTALPVRGGCLVAVAERPFDAEDRACLELVADALTWPAPRTAPPEQVPGDGFALAMDTGRVEAGERLLDLFGLRRERFDGRVETLLGLAVPEDLPALMSVVEADHMSLGDRELEFRVIGPAGTPRWLRLRGRLAPAEAGRPARLVGTIADAAAGRPEVTDVARVQRLAAALSTAGTVRDVSHAVVSALRAPLRADRIALAEVEGDRLVVTVLDPPYPESWPELWRLEWRGEWPDAPMRSLPTLAAVLREGRVRIWSAGAAPRPAPGESGEDDLGGLEPALGELGPGGLAVLPLAAAGRTVGACLVGWNAPHDFGPDERALLTASAALAGQALTRAHAFDAEHELVGMLQRQLLPRSLPRLPGGEAVARYLPATAGLEVGGDWYDVIPLPDNHVALVIGDVQGHSAAAATLMGQMRTALRAYSTEGHPPDVVVAHANRLLLELETDLFVTCVYVDVDMESGTAWCVRAGHPPPVLRHPDGSTETVDDDGGPPLGVLPQAEFPMTPLRLRAGTVVALTTDGLVESSASSLDEGYERLRAALAGADAAHLDLVADTVLADAHRGDDVALLLLRYDGMSVRPLREGWTVWRVPEAARHARRFLRRTLRRWGVAEDDMDAALLAVSELVTNALVHTDGQVRLDITLLGPRLRLAVTDTSPRTPTKPTGLGWEATGGRGIVLVEAVSEVWGTVPVSGGKQVWCELRLG; translated from the coding sequence GTGGTGACTGAGGGTGGTGCGCGGCAGGGCGGGCGGGCGCCGCGTGCCGAGGTGGCCCTCAAGACCGTCGGCGCCGACCCCAGGTCGCCCGAACGGGTGAGGCGGACGCTGGAGCAGGCGCTCGTCTTCGCGGGCGCCTCCTGCGCCGCCGGCTACGCGCCCGGCGCCGACGGGCTGCTGTGCCTCGTCGACTCCGTCGGCGTGCCCCGCACCCTCTACGGGCTGCGCGAGACCTACCCGCCCGACGGCGGCTCCCCGGCCGCCGTCGCCGTCCGCACCGGGCGGCCCGTACGGCTCGGGCCCGGGGAGCTGGCCGGCTGCGCCGAGTCCCGCCGGATGGCCGCGGCCGAGGTCCACCTGACGGCGCTGCCGGTGCGCGGCGGCTGCCTGGTGGCCGTCGCCGAGCGGCCCTTCGACGCCGAGGACCGCGCCTGCCTGGAACTGGTCGCCGACGCCCTCACCTGGCCCGCGCCGCGTACCGCGCCGCCCGAACAGGTGCCGGGCGACGGGTTCGCGCTGGCCATGGACACCGGGCGCGTCGAGGCCGGCGAACGGCTCCTCGACCTGTTCGGGCTGCGCCGGGAACGCTTCGACGGGCGCGTGGAGACCCTGCTCGGACTCGCGGTGCCCGAGGACCTGCCCGCGCTGATGTCCGTCGTCGAGGCCGACCACATGTCGCTGGGCGACCGCGAGCTGGAGTTCCGGGTCATCGGCCCCGCCGGCACCCCCCGCTGGCTGCGGCTGCGCGGCCGGCTCGCCCCCGCCGAGGCCGGCCGCCCGGCACGGCTCGTCGGGACCATCGCCGACGCCGCCGCCGGACGCCCCGAGGTCACCGACGTGGCCCGCGTCCAGCGCCTCGCCGCCGCCCTGTCGACCGCCGGGACCGTCCGCGACGTCAGCCACGCCGTCGTCTCCGCGCTGCGCGCGCCGCTGCGCGCCGACCGGATCGCGCTCGCCGAGGTCGAGGGGGACCGGCTCGTCGTCACCGTCCTCGACCCGCCCTACCCCGAGTCCTGGCCCGAGCTGTGGCGCCTGGAGTGGCGCGGGGAGTGGCCCGACGCGCCCATGCGGTCCCTGCCGACGCTGGCCGCCGTGCTGCGCGAGGGCAGGGTACGGATCTGGAGCGCCGGCGCCGCGCCGCGCCCGGCGCCCGGGGAGAGTGGCGAGGACGACCTCGGCGGCCTCGAACCGGCGCTCGGGGAACTCGGACCCGGCGGGCTCGCGGTGCTGCCGCTGGCCGCCGCCGGGCGGACGGTCGGGGCCTGCCTCGTCGGCTGGAACGCCCCGCACGACTTCGGGCCCGACGAACGCGCCCTGCTCACCGCGTCCGCCGCGCTCGCCGGGCAGGCCCTCACCCGGGCGCATGCCTTCGACGCCGAGCACGAACTCGTCGGCATGCTCCAGCGCCAGCTCCTGCCGCGCAGCCTGCCCCGGCTGCCCGGCGGCGAGGCCGTCGCCCGGTACCTGCCCGCCACGGCCGGGCTGGAGGTCGGCGGCGACTGGTACGACGTCATCCCCCTGCCCGACAACCACGTCGCCCTCGTCATCGGCGACGTCCAGGGGCACAGCGCCGCCGCCGCGACCCTCATGGGGCAGATGCGGACCGCGCTGCGCGCCTACTCCACCGAGGGGCACCCGCCGGACGTCGTCGTCGCCCACGCCAACCGGCTCCTGCTCGAACTGGAGACGGACCTCTTCGTCACGTGCGTCTACGTCGACGTCGACATGGAGTCCGGGACGGCCTGGTGCGTGCGCGCCGGGCACCCGCCGCCGGTCCTGCGTCACCCGGACGGCTCCACGGAGACCGTCGACGACGACGGGGGGCCGCCGCTCGGTGTGCTGCCGCAGGCCGAGTTCCCCATGACGCCGCTGCGGCTGCGGGCCGGGACCGTCGTCGCGCTCACCACGGACGGGCTCGTCGAGTCGTCCGCGTCCTCGCTGGACGAGGGGTACGAGCGGCTGCGCGCCGCGCTGGCCGGGGCCGACGCGGCCCATCTCGACCTGGTCGCGGACACGGTGCTCGCGGACGCGCACCGGGGGGACGACGTCGCGCTGCTCCTGCTCCGCTACGACGGCATGTCCGTGCGTCCCCTCCGCGAGGGGTGGACCGTCTGGCGCGTCCCCGAGGCCGCCCGGCACGCCCGCCGCTTCCTGCGGCGCACCCTGCGGCGCTGGGGCGTCGCCGAGGACGACATGGACGCCGCCCTCCTCGCCGTCTCCGAGCTCGTCACCAACGCCCTCGTCCACACCGACGGGCAGGTCCGCCTCGACATCACCCTCCTCGGCCCCCGCCTCCGCCTCGCCGTCACCGACACGTCCCCCCGCACCCCGACCAAGCCGACGGGGTTGGGCTGGGAGGCGACCGGGGGGCGGGGCATCGTGCTGGTCGAGGCGGTCTCGGAGGTCTGGGGGACCGTGCCGGTCAGCGGGGGCAAGCAGGTGTGGTGCGAGCTGCGGCTGGGGTGA
- a CDS encoding TetR/AcrR family transcriptional regulator, which translates to MAGRLKGPTGRYGGKSAAERQAERRRRFLDAGLELFGGSPGYRGTTVAALSEAAGLSTRQFYEEFRTLEDVLAELHLQVNSWAEDAVRAAFATADALPLVERVTAIFRAYARNVTADPRRIRITFVEIVGVSHRLEAQRLARRARWIDLIVSEATAAAVRGEAVDRDYRLPATAFIGSVNGLLHDWSAGWVEAGLDEVVDELVRQLLGILRPVGEWPVREG; encoded by the coding sequence TTGGCGGGCAGGCTGAAAGGGCCGACCGGCCGGTACGGCGGGAAGAGCGCGGCAGAACGGCAGGCCGAGAGGCGTCGGCGGTTCCTCGACGCCGGGCTGGAGCTGTTCGGCGGTTCGCCCGGGTACCGGGGCACCACCGTCGCCGCGCTCAGTGAAGCCGCGGGGCTCTCCACCCGTCAGTTCTACGAGGAGTTCCGCACGCTGGAGGACGTCCTCGCCGAACTCCATCTCCAGGTCAACAGCTGGGCCGAGGACGCGGTCCGCGCCGCCTTCGCCACCGCCGACGCCCTGCCCCTCGTCGAGCGCGTCACCGCGATCTTCCGCGCCTACGCGCGCAACGTCACCGCCGATCCCCGCCGGATCCGGATCACCTTCGTCGAGATCGTCGGCGTCAGCCATCGCCTCGAAGCCCAGCGCCTCGCCCGGCGCGCCCGCTGGATCGACCTCATCGTGTCCGAGGCGACGGCCGCGGCGGTGCGTGGTGAGGCCGTCGATCGTGACTATCGCCTGCCGGCGACGGCCTTCATCGGCAGCGTGAACGGGTTGCTGCACGACTGGAGCGCGGGGTGGGTGGAGGCGGGGTTGGACGAGGTGGTGGACGAACTGGTCCGGCAGTTGCTGGGGATTTTGCGGCCGGTGGGGGAGTGGCCTGTGCGGGAGGGGTAA